From a region of the Planctomycetota bacterium genome:
- a CDS encoding PTS sugar transporter subunit IIA, translating to MKLQEFIVHDAIVPDLQATDRDGAIRELVSSLAAAGAIEPDGSDEIVAALIKREQNGSTGFGKGVAVPHVKHPKVNKMVGTVGRSASGIDFTALDSQPVYSIVLLLSPDNEPQQHLQAMEIVFRSLQKDMFRRFLRQSETREAIVDLLEEADNG from the coding sequence ATGAAGCTGCAAGAGTTCATCGTCCACGACGCGATCGTCCCCGACCTGCAGGCCACCGATCGCGACGGTGCGATCCGCGAGCTGGTCAGTTCCCTCGCCGCCGCCGGTGCCATCGAGCCGGACGGGTCCGACGAGATCGTCGCCGCCTTGATCAAGCGGGAGCAAAACGGCTCCACCGGCTTCGGCAAAGGCGTGGCCGTCCCTCACGTCAAGCACCCCAAGGTCAACAAGATGGTCGGCACCGTCGGCCGAAGCGCCTCTGGCATCGACTTCACCGCGCTCGACAGCCAGCCGGTCTACTCCATCGTCCTGTTGCTGAGCCCCGACAACGAGCCGCAACAGCACCTGCAGGCGATGGAAATCGTGTTCCGGTCGTTGCAAAAGGACATGTTCCGCCGGTTCCTGCGTCAGTCCGAGACGCGCGAAGCCATCGTCGACCTGCTCGAGGAAGCCGACAACGGATAG
- a CDS encoding HPr family phosphocarrier protein — MASIERQITIQNDNGLHARPAMQFVDCANAFSANITVIRAADHPEGPAEADAKSVMQMLTLAATKGTILTVVAEGDDAEDALKQLEQMVHDKFGEES, encoded by the coding sequence ATGGCGAGTATCGAGCGGCAAATCACGATCCAGAACGACAACGGACTGCACGCCCGCCCGGCGATGCAGTTCGTCGACTGCGCCAACGCTTTCTCGGCCAACATCACCGTGATCCGCGCCGCCGACCACCCCGAAGGGCCCGCCGAAGCCGACGCGAAAAGTGTCATGCAGATGCTCACCCTCGCCGCGACCAAAGGCACGATCCTCACCGTCGTCGCGGAGGGCGACGACGCCGAAGACGCACTGAAGCAGTTGGAGCAAATGGTGCATGACAAGTTCGGAGAAGAAAGCTAG
- the ptsP gene encoding phosphoenolpyruvate--protein phosphotransferase, protein MEIFKGIGVSPGVVVSTAVVLDAEDVSVPRRTVAPDAITEELQRIDLAVEHAIDDLTNLRDDMADSHGSDIGGIFDFHLGILRDKSILKRIRTSVETEQLAAESAVHGILQDTAAKFLGLKDKYFAERVKDVYDIERRLLRRLIGQQHEALTALSGDVAVIAHDLLPSQTAALDKRHVKGFATDVGGRTSHTAIVARAMNIPAVVGLGNATAALSNGDVVIIDGTRGMVIVHPDKDQIAEYRASERQQAKVQMELAKLRDLPAETADPPPNTYRVALEANIEFPAEISDAVEQGAEGIGLYRTEFLYLASKQEPSEEDHFAAYHDALQRLDGKPLTIRTLDLGADKYSEDQARTPEKNPFLGDRSIRMCLHDIPMFKRQLRAILRASAHGTVKVMFPMISTLMELRQAKMVLGDVMEELEDEGIPFDRDIPIGMMVEVPAAAFMAPQFAKEVDFFSIGTNDLIQYTLAVDRTNERVAGLFNPAHPAVLGLIRDVIRAAQRAKIPASVCGEMAGEPLYTLLLLGLGLHTFSMNGPDVPEVKKIIRNTTMDHARTVARKVMSFDSERQVIHYLREQTRTILPEAF, encoded by the coding sequence ATGGAGATTTTCAAAGGCATCGGCGTTTCTCCCGGCGTGGTCGTCAGCACCGCAGTGGTGCTCGACGCCGAGGATGTAAGCGTCCCGCGCCGCACCGTCGCGCCCGACGCCATCACTGAAGAGCTCCAACGCATCGACCTGGCCGTCGAACATGCCATCGACGATCTGACCAATCTCCGCGACGACATGGCCGACAGCCATGGCAGCGACATCGGCGGCATTTTCGACTTCCACCTCGGTATTCTGCGGGATAAGTCGATCCTCAAGCGCATCCGGACTTCGGTCGAAACCGAACAACTCGCGGCCGAGTCCGCCGTCCACGGCATCCTGCAGGACACCGCCGCCAAGTTCCTCGGGCTCAAGGACAAGTACTTCGCCGAGCGGGTCAAGGACGTTTACGACATCGAGCGTCGCCTGCTCCGCCGGCTCATCGGACAACAGCACGAGGCCCTCACCGCCCTCTCCGGAGACGTCGCGGTCATCGCCCACGACCTGCTCCCGTCGCAAACCGCCGCGCTCGACAAGCGTCACGTCAAGGGCTTCGCGACGGATGTCGGCGGCCGAACGAGCCACACCGCCATCGTCGCCCGGGCGATGAACATCCCGGCCGTCGTCGGCCTCGGCAATGCCACCGCCGCGCTGTCCAACGGCGACGTCGTCATCATCGACGGCACGCGCGGCATGGTCATCGTCCACCCGGACAAGGATCAAATCGCCGAGTACCGCGCCAGCGAACGCCAACAGGCCAAGGTCCAGATGGAGCTCGCCAAGCTCCGAGACCTGCCCGCCGAGACGGCCGATCCGCCGCCCAACACCTACCGCGTCGCCCTCGAGGCCAACATCGAGTTCCCAGCCGAGATCAGCGACGCCGTCGAGCAAGGTGCCGAAGGAATCGGCCTGTACCGCACCGAGTTCCTCTATCTCGCTTCCAAGCAAGAGCCGAGCGAGGAAGACCATTTCGCCGCCTACCACGACGCGCTCCAGCGGCTCGACGGCAAGCCGCTGACCATCCGCACCCTCGACCTCGGGGCCGACAAGTACTCCGAGGATCAGGCCCGCACCCCCGAGAAGAACCCTTTTCTCGGCGATCGCTCCATCCGCATGTGCCTGCACGACATTCCGATGTTCAAGCGGCAACTGCGGGCCATCCTCCGTGCCAGCGCTCACGGCACCGTCAAGGTCATGTTCCCAATGATCTCCACGTTGATGGAACTGCGTCAGGCCAAGATGGTCCTCGGCGACGTCATGGAGGAGCTCGAAGACGAAGGCATCCCCTTCGACCGCGACATCCCGATCGGCATGATGGTCGAAGTCCCCGCCGCGGCGTTCATGGCCCCGCAGTTCGCCAAGGAGGTCGATTTCTTCTCGATCGGGACCAACGACCTCATCCAGTACACCCTGGCGGTCGATAGAACCAACGAGCGCGTCGCGGGCCTGTTCAACCCCGCCCACCCTGCCGTGCTCGGGCTCATCCGCGACGTCATCCGCGCCGCCCAGCGGGCCAAGATCCCCGCCAGCGTCTGCGGCGAGATGGCCGGCGAACCGCTCTACACCCTGCTTTTGCTGGGCCTGGGCCTGCACACCTTCAGCATGAACGGCCCTGACGTGCCGGAGGTCAAGAAGATCATCCGCAACACCACCATGGACCACGCCCGCACCGTCGCGCGCAAGGTCATGAGCTTCGACAGCGAACGCCAAGTCATCCATTACCTCCGCGAACAGACCCGAACCATCCTGCCCGAAGCCTTCTGA